A genomic segment from Nicotiana sylvestris chromosome 1, ASM39365v2, whole genome shotgun sequence encodes:
- the LOC104231618 gene encoding peroxidase N1-like: MEYYHHSINKMAMFMVILVLAIDVTMVLGQGTRVGFYSSRCPRAESIVQSTVRAHFQSDPTVAPGILRMHFHDCFVLGCDGSILIEGSDAERTAIPNRNLKGFDVIEDAKTQIEAICPGVVSCADILALAARDSVVATRGLTWSVPTGRRDGRVSRAADAGDLPAFFDSVDIQKRKFLTKGLNTQDLVALTGAHTIGTAGCAVIRDRLFNFNSTGGPDPSIDATFLPQLRALCPQNGDASRRVGLDTGSVNNFDTSYFSNLRNGRGVLESDQKLWTDASTQVFVQRFLGIRGLLGLTFGVEFGRSMVKMSNIEVKTGTNGEIRKVCSAIN; the protein is encoded by the exons ATGGAGTACTATCACCATTCAATTAACAAAATGGCCATGTTTATGGTTATTCTAGTGCTAGCCATAGATGTGACTATGGTTTTAGGCCAAGGAACCCGTGTTGGATTTTATTCCAGTAGGTGCCCAAGGGCCGAATCCATAGTTCAATCAACGGTGAGGGCTCATTTTCAGTCTGATCCAACGGTGGCACCAGGAATCCTGAGAATGCACTTCCATGATTGTTTTGTACTAGGTTGTGATGGTTCTATCCTCATTGAAGGTTCAGACGCTGAGAGAACTGCTATCCCAAACAGAAATTTGAAAGGATTCGACGTTATTGAGGATGCTAAGACGCAAATTGAAGCTATCTGTCCTGGAGTTGTTTCCTGTGCTGATATTCTTGCTCTAGCTGCTCGTGATTCCGTTGTTGCG ACTAGGGGACTGACATGGTCTGTGCCTACGGGACGTAGAGATGGGCGAGTTTCGAGAGCAGCTGATGCGGGTGACCTGCCAGCTTTTTTTGATTCTGTGGATATTCAAAAGCGAAAGTTTCTTACAAAGGGTCTCAACACTCAAGATCTTGTCGCCCTTACTG GTGCGCACACTATTGGAACCGCAGGTTGCGCAGTCATCAGAGACAGGCTATTCAATTTCAACTCCACTGGTGGCCCTGACCCTTCAATAGATGCAACCTTTCTTCCTCAGCTTCGAGCATTATGTCCACAAAATGGGGATGCCTCAAGGCGTGTGGGACTAGACACTGGAAGCGTAAACAATTTCGACACTTCGTATTTCTCCAACCTCAGGAATGGTCGTGGAGTTCTGGAATCAGACCAGAAGCTGTGGACCGATGCTTCTACACAGGTGTTTGTCCAAAGGTTTTTAGGTATTAGGGGATTACTTGGATTGACATTCGGCGTGGAGTTTGGCAGGTCCATGGTTAAAATGAGCAATATTGAAGTTAAGACTGGCACTAATGGTGAAATTCGTAAAGTTTGCTCTGCTATCAACTGA